A window of Nocardioidaceae bacterium genomic DNA:
ACCTCCACCTGGACTACCCCGACTCCGAGCGCGAGCGGGAGATCGTCGAGTCCCGCGTGCCCGGCATCGACTCCCGGCTCGCGGCGCAGGTCGTCGACGTCGTGGGCCGCCTGCGCGACCTCGACCTGAAGAAGTCCCCGTCCCTGGCCGAGTCCGTCGACTGGGCGCGTACGCTCCTCGCGCTCGGCGCCTCCGGCCGCAAGGGCGCCGACGACGCCACCATCAAGGCGACCCTGGGAGTCGTGCTGAAGCACCGCAGCGACCTCGACAAGGCCGTCCGCGAGCTCAAGCTCGGCTGAGCCGACCGGCACACGTCGTGGATCGCGGGGGCGTCGCCCGGGCGGCGGGGCTCCTCACGGTGCTCACCGCGGTCAGCCAGCTGCTCGGATTCGTCCGTGACGCGGTCGTCGCCGCGGTGTTCGGCGCGGGGGCCGCGCTCGACGCCTACCTGGTCTCCCAGGGGCTGATGAACCTCGTGCTGGCCCTGGTGGCCTCGGCGATGGCGCGGGCGGTCGTGCCCACCGTCAGCCGGGCCGTGGCCGACGGGGATCCCTCGGGGGGCCACCGCGTCACCCGGACCGTGCTGACCCTCACCGCACTGGTGCTGCTCACCGGGGCCGCCACCGCGTGGTTCGCCGTCGACGGGCTGGTCGCGATCCTCGCGCCCGGCTTCGACGACGCCACGCGAGAGGTCGCGGCAGACCTGTCACGCATCGTGCTGCTCGCCGCCGTGCTGGTCGCCGGCACCGACATCCTCGCTGCGGCGGCGCAGGCCCACGGTCGGTTCCTCTGGTCGGGGCTGCAGGGGATCGGCTTCAACGTCGTCATGATCGGGGTGGCTGCGACCCTGGGGGTGCGGTACGGCATCACATCCCTGGCCTGGGGTTTCGTCGCGGGCTCCGCCGTACGGCTCCTGATGCAGCTGCCGGCCGCCCGGGCCACGGGTCTCACCGCCCGCCCCCGGCTCGACCTCCGTGACCCGGGCGTACGCGAGGTGCTGCACCTCGTGCCGGCCCTGCTGCTCACGGCTGCGGCCGTCAACGTCGGCACCCTCGTCGACAGGGCCGTCGGCTCCGCCCAGGGAGAGGGCGTCATCACCGCCCTCAGCCTGGGCTGGCGCATCGTCACGCTCGTCGACACCCTGCTCGTCGTGACGCTGCTGGCAGCGCTCTACCCCGCTTTCGGGGCGGCGGCCCGCCACGGCGGGGCGACCGTGGGGCGGCTGGTCACCCGTGCGATGCGGGTCGTCATCACGGTGCTCGCCCCGATCGTGAT
This region includes:
- the murJ gene encoding murein biosynthesis integral membrane protein MurJ, which gives rise to MDRGGVARAAGLLTVLTAVSQLLGFVRDAVVAAVFGAGAALDAYLVSQGLMNLVLALVASAMARAVVPTVSRAVADGDPSGGHRVTRTVLTLTALVLLTGAATAWFAVDGLVAILAPGFDDATREVAADLSRIVLLAAVLVAGTDILAAAAQAHGRFLWSGLQGIGFNVVMIGVAATLGVRYGITSLAWGFVAGSAVRLLMQLPAARATGLTARPRLDLRDPGVREVLHLVPALLLTAAAVNVGTLVDRAVGSAQGEGVITALSLGWRIVTLVDTLLVVTLLAALYPAFGAAARHGGATVGRLVTRAMRVVITVLAPIVIGLVLVAEPVVALLFGRGSFDDADVAATGLAVAGYAVGAVALALRSLGTRACLAMGDTRTPIMVSLVVLAVNVVGDLTLGLLFGIVGLAAATSLSLAVGVVLVVRALHRRHGAVSVGGVLATTGRAGVAALLAASLCLLLGLPELATAAEGLLTQLGALLLTATVLCGAYALVLRLLRAPELEELATAVVGMRRGRRGR